A stretch of Salvelinus namaycush isolate Seneca chromosome 42, SaNama_1.0, whole genome shotgun sequence DNA encodes these proteins:
- the LOC120035095 gene encoding caspase-3-like, producing MSVANDLSAGDCIDARRGDGQECEGPRGGSGSMQVDAKPHSHSFRYSLSYPSIGQCIIINNKNFDRRTGMNVRNGTDVDAGNVMNVFGKLGYKVKVYNDQTVDQIKHVLTTASKEDHSRSASFVCVLLSHGDDSVFFGTDASIELKSLTSLFRGDRCNSLVGKPKLFFIQACRGTDLDVGIEADSNSDGSSTKIPVEADFLYAYSTAPGYYSWRNTQTGSWFIQSLCEMIGKYSKELEVQHILTRVNHKVATEFESASKSPGFDAKKQIPCIVSMLTKEMYFTP from the exons ATGTCAGTAGCAAACGATTTGAGCGCTGGGGACTGCATTGACGCCAGGCGGGGCGATGGACAAGA GTGTGAGGGCCCCCGTGGTGGCTCTGGGTCTATGCAGGTGGACGCCAAACCTCACTCCCATAGCTTCAGGTACAGTCTCAGTTACCCCAGCATTGGCCAGTgtatcatcatcaacaacaagaaCTTTGACAGAAGAACAG GTATGAATGTACGCAATGGCACAGATGTGGATGCAGGCAATGTGATGAATGTGTTTGGGAAACTGGGTTATAAGGTGAAGGTTTACAACGACCAGACAGTGGACCAGATCAAGCATGTTTTAACCACAG CCTCCAAGGAGGACCACAGCCGCTCCGCCTCGTTCGTGTGTGTCCTGCTGAGTCACGGGGACGATAGTGTGTTCTTTGGAACGGATGCCTCCATCGAGCTCAAGAGCCTCACCAGCCTGTTCCGGGGCGACCGCTGCAACTCGCTGGTGGGCAAGCCCAAACTCTTCTTCATCCAG GCGTGCAGAGGTACTGATCTGGACGTGGGCATCGAGGCAGACAGCAATTCAGATGGGAGCTCGACCAAGATCCCTGTGGAAGCAGACTTCCTCTATGCCTACTCCACAGCTCCAG GCTACTACTCGTGGAGGAACACTCAGACTGGCTCCTGGTTCATCCAATCGCTGTGTGAGATGATTGGCAAGTACAGCAAAGAGCTGGAGGTCCAACACATCCTGACCCGGGTCAACCACAAAGTGGCGACAGAGTTTGAGTCTGCGTCAAAGTCTCCTGGTTTCGATGCCAAGAAGCAGATCCCCTGCATCGTATCAATGCTGACCAAAGAGATGTACTTTACACCCTGA